The following coding sequences lie in one Planococcus lenghuensis genomic window:
- a CDS encoding ABC transporter ATP-binding protein — MAEIRLENISKVFGENLVVDDVSLTIQDGAFAVLVGPSGCGKSTILRMLAGLEQQTSGNVWIGDKMVNDIPPSKRDIAMVFQNYALYPTMTVKGNIEFGLMNRKVPKKERQRIVEEIAAIVGLTDHLNKKPDKLSGGQRQRVALARAMVKKPKVFIFDEPLSNLDAKLRTQMRTELIELHKKLGTTFVYVTHDQVEAMSMGDEIIILNQGVVQQKDTPSNVYGNPRNTFAAEFIGQPPMNVFKQSAFDEMLGAVSDDVRFIGFRPEHAGISVTADSLPHTIVLESEILTVEPLGAETIYKVKNDIGTMNVRSFDAPLLNQNRCFISIRLEKLYFFDGRGTAVMAMEISRTKEAALNGIG, encoded by the coding sequence ATGGCTGAAATCAGGCTCGAAAACATCTCAAAAGTCTTTGGTGAAAATCTTGTCGTTGATGATGTTTCATTGACCATCCAAGATGGCGCATTTGCTGTTTTGGTCGGTCCATCGGGGTGCGGGAAATCAACCATACTGCGAATGCTTGCCGGCTTGGAACAACAGACCTCTGGCAATGTATGGATCGGCGATAAGATGGTTAATGACATTCCGCCAAGCAAACGCGATATTGCCATGGTGTTCCAGAATTATGCCCTATATCCAACGATGACCGTAAAAGGAAATATTGAATTTGGATTGATGAACCGCAAAGTACCAAAAAAAGAAAGGCAGCGGATAGTCGAGGAGATTGCTGCAATTGTCGGATTGACTGATCATTTGAATAAAAAACCGGATAAATTATCCGGCGGGCAAAGACAGCGTGTAGCATTGGCCCGGGCGATGGTCAAAAAACCGAAGGTCTTTATTTTCGATGAACCCTTGTCTAATCTCGACGCGAAGTTACGCACCCAGATGCGGACAGAATTGATAGAGCTGCATAAAAAACTGGGCACTACATTTGTCTATGTAACGCACGATCAAGTCGAGGCCATGTCCATGGGGGATGAAATCATCATCCTAAACCAAGGCGTCGTGCAACAGAAAGATACACCGAGCAATGTGTACGGCAATCCCCGTAATACGTTTGCGGCGGAATTCATCGGGCAGCCGCCTATGAACGTTTTTAAACAATCGGCATTTGATGAAATGCTTGGAGCGGTTTCTGACGACGTGCGCTTTATTGGCTTCCGACCTGAACACGCCGGCATTTCAGTGACAGCTGATTCATTACCGCACACCATCGTACTTGAGAGCGAAATTTTAACTGTGGAACCCTTGGGGGCGGAAACCATATACAAGGTGAAGAATGACATCGGCACCATGAATGTGAGAAGCTTCGATGCGCCGTTGCTCAACCAAAACCGGTGTTTTATCTCCATTCGGTTAGAAAAGTTATATTTTTTCGATGGACGAGGAACTGCGGTGATGGCTATGGAGATATCGAGGACAAAGGAGGCGGCACTTAATGGCATTGGTTAA